The following coding sequences lie in one Pseudomonas monsensis genomic window:
- the katB gene encoding catalase KatB, which produces MNPTLGLGAFPHRRTLGVLTASLLTFSVHAAPLTRDNGAAVGDNQNSQTAGANGPVLLQDVQLIQKLQRFDRERIPERVVHARGTGAHGTFTVTNDLSDLSKAKVFAAGQSTPVFVRFSAVVHGNHSPETLRDPRGFATKFYTADGNWDLVGNNFPTFFIRDAIKFPDMVHAFKPDPRTNLDDDSRRFDFFSHVPEATRTLTELYSNSGTPASYREMDGNGVHAYKLINTKGEVHYVKFHWKSLQGINNLTPKEVSKVQGQDYSHMTNDLVTNINKGNFPKWDLYIQVLKPQDLSKFDFDPLDATKIWPGIAERKVGQMVLNRNPANVFQETEQVAMAPANVVPGIEPSEDRLLQGRVFSYADTQMYRLGANALQLPINAPKVAVNNGNQDGAMNFGATQSGVNYQPSRLQPREEPRDARYSQLALSGSTQQAKIQREQNFKQAGDLYRSFNKQERQDLIDNFGGSLATTDDESKHIILSFLYKADPEYGTGVTKVAKGDLGRVKALAAKLVD; this is translated from the coding sequence ATGAATCCCACGCTTGGCTTAGGGGCATTTCCCCATCGCCGTACTCTTGGCGTACTCACCGCCAGCCTGTTGACCTTCTCCGTACACGCCGCGCCCCTGACCCGGGACAACGGTGCGGCGGTGGGCGACAACCAGAACTCGCAAACCGCCGGAGCCAATGGCCCGGTGCTGCTGCAGGATGTGCAATTGATCCAGAAGCTGCAGCGGTTCGACCGCGAGCGAATCCCCGAGCGCGTGGTGCATGCCCGCGGTACCGGCGCCCATGGCACCTTCACGGTGACCAATGATCTGAGCGACCTGAGCAAGGCCAAGGTGTTCGCCGCCGGCCAGAGCACCCCGGTGTTCGTGCGTTTTTCCGCCGTGGTGCACGGCAACCACTCCCCCGAAACCCTGCGTGATCCGCGCGGTTTCGCCACCAAGTTCTATACCGCCGATGGTAACTGGGATCTGGTCGGCAACAATTTTCCGACGTTCTTCATTCGCGATGCGATCAAATTCCCGGACATGGTGCATGCGTTCAAGCCCGATCCGCGCACCAATCTGGATGACGACTCGCGTCGTTTCGACTTCTTCTCCCATGTACCGGAAGCGACGCGCACCCTGACCGAGCTGTATTCAAATTCGGGAACGCCGGCCAGTTATCGCGAGATGGACGGTAACGGTGTACATGCCTACAAGTTGATCAATACCAAAGGCGAAGTGCATTACGTCAAGTTCCACTGGAAGAGTTTGCAGGGGATCAATAACCTCACGCCGAAAGAAGTCAGCAAAGTTCAGGGTCAGGATTACAGTCATATGACCAACGATCTTGTAACTAACATTAATAAAGGTAACTTCCCTAAATGGGACTTGTACATTCAAGTGCTGAAACCACAAGATTTGTCCAAGTTTGATTTTGACCCGCTGGATGCAACCAAGATCTGGCCGGGTATTGCAGAACGAAAAGTTGGACAAATGGTGTTGAACCGTAATCCGGCTAATGTGTTTCAGGAAACTGAACAAGTAGCGATGGCACCGGCCAATGTTGTGCCGGGAATCGAACCTTCGGAAGATCGCTTATTGCAAGGTCGCGTATTCTCTTATGCCGATACTCAGATGTATCGCCTGGGTGCCAATGCGCTGCAACTGCCGATCAACGCCCCTAAAGTTGCGGTCAATAACGGCAATCAGGATGGTGCGATGAACTTCGGCGCAACGCAGTCTGGCGTGAATTACCAGCCGAGCCGTCTGCAGCCGCGCGAAGAGCCGCGAGACGCCCGTTACAGCCAGTTGGCACTGTCGGGCAGCACCCAGCAGGCGAAGATCCAGCGCGAGCAGAACTTCAAGCAGGCCGGCGATCTGTACCGTTCCTTCAACAAGCAGGAGCGTCAGGACCTGATCGACAATTTCGGCGGCTCCCTGGCCACCACCGACGACGAGAGCAAGCACATCATTCTGTCCTTCCTTTATAAGGCCGATCCGGAATACGGCACCGGCGTGACCAAAGTGGCCAAGGGTGACCTGGGCCGGGTCAAGGCACTGGCGGCGAAACTGGTCGACTGA
- the mscL gene encoding large-conductance mechanosensitive channel protein MscL, translating to MGVLSEFKAFAVKGNVVDMAVGIIIGAAFGKIVSSFVGDVIMPPIGLLIGGVDFSDLAITLKAAEGSAPAVVMAYGKFIQSILDFMIVAFAIFMGVKAINRLKREEAVAPTLPPVPTKEEELLGEIRDLLKAQNNRP from the coding sequence ATGGGCGTGCTAAGTGAGTTCAAGGCCTTCGCGGTCAAAGGCAATGTGGTCGACATGGCCGTCGGTATCATCATCGGTGCAGCCTTCGGCAAGATTGTTTCGTCGTTTGTCGGTGACGTGATCATGCCGCCGATCGGCCTGTTGATCGGCGGGGTGGACTTCAGCGATCTCGCCATAACGCTCAAGGCCGCCGAGGGCAGCGCCCCTGCGGTCGTGATGGCCTACGGCAAATTCATCCAGAGCATTCTCGACTTCATGATCGTCGCGTTCGCGATTTTCATGGGTGTCAAAGCCATCAATCGCCTCAAGCGCGAAGAGGCCGTGGCCCCGACGCTGCCACCGGTTCCGACCAAGGAAGAGGAATTGCTCGGCGAGATCCGCGATCTGCTCAAGGCCCAGAACAACCGGCCCTGA
- a CDS encoding ferredoxin--NADP reductase — translation MTATAEKYTKQTLLDVRPLTPSLFTLRTSRDAGFRFRAGQFARLGVNKADGSIVWRAYSMVSSPFDEFLEFFSIVVPGGEFTSELSRLQVGDTLLVDRQAFGYLTLDRFSDGRDLWLLATGTGVAPFLSILQDFEVWEKFERIILVYSVREARELAYQPLLAELAQRDYLSEYAHKLQFIPTVTREAHPGALSGRITTLIENGELERAAGVEISPEHSRVMLCGNPQMIDDTRALLKKRNMSLALSRRPGQVAVENYW, via the coding sequence ATGACCGCCACTGCAGAGAAATACACCAAACAGACCCTGCTTGATGTACGGCCCTTGACCCCAAGCCTGTTCACCTTGCGTACCAGCCGCGATGCAGGCTTTCGCTTTCGGGCGGGGCAGTTCGCCAGGCTGGGGGTGAACAAGGCTGACGGCAGCATCGTCTGGCGTGCTTATTCGATGGTGTCGTCACCGTTCGACGAGTTTCTCGAGTTCTTTTCCATTGTGGTCCCGGGTGGCGAGTTCACCAGCGAACTGAGCCGCTTGCAGGTGGGGGACACGTTGCTGGTCGACCGTCAGGCATTCGGTTATCTGACCCTGGATCGTTTCAGCGACGGGCGGGATTTGTGGCTGTTGGCCACTGGCACAGGCGTGGCGCCGTTTCTGTCGATCCTGCAGGACTTCGAGGTCTGGGAGAAATTCGAGCGCATTATTCTGGTGTACAGCGTGCGCGAGGCACGGGAACTGGCCTACCAGCCATTGCTGGCCGAACTGGCGCAGCGCGATTACCTCAGCGAGTACGCGCACAAGTTGCAGTTCATCCCGACGGTGACCCGTGAAGCGCACCCGGGTGCGTTGAGCGGACGCATCACCACGCTGATCGAAAACGGTGAGCTGGAGCGTGCAGCCGGCGTGGAAATCTCGCCCGAGCATTCGCGGGTTATGCTGTGCGGCAATCCGCAAATGATCGACGACACGCGCGCGCTGTTGAAAAAGCGCAACATGAGTCTTGCCCTGAGCCGCCGGCCGGGCCAGGTGGCGGTGGAAAACTACTGGTAA
- a CDS encoding autoinducer binding domain-containing protein, producing the protein METWKESQLKQLTFAKEIDTAYPILLRFAENLGFNFCAVSVTSPQREMHLNPLQINNYPQEWNLQYELNEYKKIDPVIAHCNHSMMPIVWDKAVYKDTPELWGALQQYGLQHGWSQAFHHEESGLCSILSLARKHCPISPLELYEHFGYMFYATSHLSELFARTLPTRPAKPSQPRLSPRELEVLQLSAGGKTAYEISKILSLSERTVNYHVQNVIEKLHVCNKISAVIAAARAGII; encoded by the coding sequence ATGGAAACGTGGAAGGAGTCGCAGTTAAAGCAACTGACTTTCGCAAAGGAAATAGATACGGCCTATCCCATCTTGCTGAGATTCGCCGAAAACCTCGGGTTTAACTTCTGTGCAGTTTCAGTTACTTCGCCCCAACGGGAAATGCATCTTAATCCTTTGCAAATCAACAACTACCCTCAAGAATGGAACCTGCAATATGAATTGAACGAATACAAGAAAATCGACCCGGTAATAGCACACTGCAATCATTCAATGATGCCCATCGTCTGGGATAAAGCGGTATATAAAGACACCCCGGAGTTGTGGGGTGCGCTGCAGCAATATGGCCTGCAACATGGTTGGTCTCAAGCGTTTCACCACGAGGAGAGTGGCTTGTGCAGCATACTCAGCCTGGCCCGAAAGCATTGCCCGATCAGCCCGCTCGAGCTGTATGAGCATTTTGGCTACATGTTCTATGCCACCAGCCACCTGAGTGAGTTGTTCGCTCGGACACTCCCCACACGGCCCGCCAAACCTAGCCAACCGCGCCTGTCCCCACGGGAACTGGAGGTTCTGCAATTATCCGCCGGTGGCAAAACGGCCTATGAGATTTCGAAAATCCTCAGCCTGAGCGAGCGCACGGTGAACTATCACGTGCAAAACGTGATCGAGAAACTCCATGTCTGCAACAAAATTTCTGCCGTCATAGCGGCCGCCAGAGCCGGCATCATCTAG
- a CDS encoding methyltransferase, whose protein sequence is MPLLDTPFAQVDLIRQPEQQNEPLQAFDAADEYLLNHLAAQQPTADTRVLVLNDSFGALAASLLGNVDVVSSGDSFLGFQGLEKNLLRNGQAFDAIRGIPASEPLVGPFDRVLIRVPKTLALLEEQLIRLQGQLAPGAQVIAAAMVKHLPRAAGDLLERYIGPVQASLAVKKARLLIATPEAKVPASSPYPSRYRLEEPAIELLNHANVFCREGLDIGTRAFLPHLPKNLGSAQVADLGCGNGVLAIASALQNPEAHYTLVDESFMAVQSAAENWHAALGDRDVTVRAGDGLAGQAAQSLDVVLCNPPFHQQQVVGDFLAWRMFQQAREALVVGGALYIVGNRHLGYHSKLARLFRGVEQVAATPKFVILKARK, encoded by the coding sequence ATGCCTTTGCTCGATACGCCTTTCGCCCAAGTCGACCTGATCCGCCAGCCCGAACAGCAGAACGAACCGCTGCAAGCCTTCGATGCCGCCGACGAATACCTGCTCAATCATCTGGCTGCGCAGCAGCCGACGGCCGACACCCGGGTACTGGTGCTCAATGACAGTTTCGGTGCGCTGGCGGCCAGCCTGCTGGGCAACGTCGATGTGGTCAGCAGCGGCGATTCGTTTCTGGGCTTTCAGGGACTGGAGAAGAATCTGCTGCGCAATGGCCAGGCGTTCGACGCCATTCGCGGCATCCCGGCGAGTGAACCGCTGGTCGGGCCGTTTGATCGCGTGCTGATCCGCGTACCGAAAACCCTGGCACTGCTCGAAGAACAATTGATCCGCCTGCAAGGACAACTGGCGCCGGGTGCGCAGGTTATTGCTGCGGCGATGGTCAAGCACTTGCCACGCGCCGCTGGCGATCTGCTGGAACGCTACATCGGTCCGGTGCAAGCCTCACTGGCAGTGAAAAAGGCTCGCCTGCTGATCGCGACGCCAGAAGCGAAAGTCCCGGCGAGCTCGCCCTACCCGTCGCGCTACCGCCTCGAGGAACCGGCGATCGAATTGCTCAACCACGCCAACGTATTCTGCCGCGAAGGTCTCGACATCGGCACCCGCGCCTTCCTACCGCATCTGCCCAAGAACCTCGGCAGCGCGCAAGTCGCCGACCTGGGCTGCGGTAACGGTGTGCTGGCAATTGCCAGCGCCCTGCAAAACCCCGAGGCACATTACACGTTGGTCGATGAATCGTTCATGGCAGTGCAATCAGCCGCGGAAAACTGGCATGCGGCCCTCGGCGATCGCGACGTGACCGTCCGGGCCGGTGATGGCCTGGCCGGGCAAGCGGCGCAATCGCTGGACGTGGTGCTGTGCAACCCACCGTTCCATCAGCAGCAGGTGGTCGGCGATTTCCTCGCCTGGCGCATGTTCCAGCAGGCCCGCGAGGCGCTGGTGGTCGGCGGAGCGCTGTACATCGTCGGCAATCGTCACCTGGGTTATCACAGCAAACTGGCGCGGCTGTTCCGCGGCGTCGAGCAAGTCGCGGCTACGCCGAAATTCGTCATCCTCAAAGCACGCAAATAA
- a CDS encoding DUF2474 domain-containing protein translates to MTGKHSLHDIEQAEKKPLWQRLGWLALIWLGSVGVLFIAASLMRMFMNAAGLTTH, encoded by the coding sequence ATGACCGGCAAACATTCGCTGCACGACATTGAACAAGCCGAAAAAAAACCGCTGTGGCAGCGGCTCGGCTGGCTGGCCCTGATCTGGCTCGGCAGTGTGGGCGTGCTGTTTATCGCCGCCAGCCTGATGCGCATGTTCATGAACGCAGCAGGCCTGACGACGCACTGA
- the cydB gene encoding cytochrome d ubiquinol oxidase subunit II, giving the protein MGIDLPLIWAVIIIFGIMMYVVMDGFDLGIGILFPFIPGKTDRDVMMNTVAPVWDGNETWLVLGGAALFGAFPLAYSVVLSALYLPLIFMLIGLIFRGVAFEFRFKAKDDKRHLWDKAFIGGSVAATFFQGVALGAFIDGLPVVNRQFAGGSLDWLTPFTLFCGAALVVAYALLGCTWLIMKTEGKLQEQMHDLARPLAFVLLAVIGVVSLWTPLAHPEIATRWFSMPNLFWFMPVPILVLVTMYGLIRAVARNANYMPFLLTLVLIFLGYSGLGISLWPNIVPPSISIWDAAAPPQSQGFMLVGTLFIIPFILGYTFWSYYVFRGKVTHEDGYH; this is encoded by the coding sequence ATGGGTATTGATCTTCCGCTGATCTGGGCCGTGATCATCATCTTCGGCATCATGATGTACGTGGTCATGGACGGCTTCGACCTGGGGATCGGCATTCTCTTCCCGTTCATCCCGGGCAAGACTGATCGTGACGTGATGATGAACACCGTCGCCCCGGTCTGGGACGGTAACGAGACCTGGCTGGTGCTGGGCGGCGCGGCGCTGTTCGGTGCGTTCCCGCTGGCTTATTCGGTGGTGTTGTCGGCACTTTATCTGCCGCTGATCTTCATGCTGATCGGCCTGATTTTCCGCGGTGTGGCCTTCGAGTTCCGCTTCAAGGCCAAGGACGACAAACGGCATCTGTGGGACAAGGCCTTTATCGGCGGCTCGGTGGCGGCGACGTTCTTTCAGGGTGTGGCGCTGGGGGCGTTCATTGATGGCTTGCCGGTGGTCAATCGCCAGTTCGCCGGCGGTTCACTGGACTGGCTGACACCGTTCACGCTGTTCTGCGGCGCCGCGCTGGTGGTGGCGTACGCCTTGCTCGGCTGCACCTGGCTGATCATGAAAACCGAGGGCAAGTTGCAGGAACAGATGCACGATCTGGCGCGCCCGCTGGCCTTCGTGCTGCTGGCGGTGATCGGTGTCGTCAGCCTCTGGACGCCGCTGGCCCATCCGGAAATCGCCACGCGCTGGTTCAGCATGCCGAACCTGTTCTGGTTCATGCCGGTGCCGATTCTGGTGTTGGTGACAATGTACGGGCTGATCCGTGCCGTGGCGCGCAACGCCAACTACATGCCGTTCCTGCTGACCCTGGTGCTGATCTTCCTCGGCTACAGCGGTCTGGGCATCAGCCTGTGGCCGAACATCGTGCCGCCGTCGATCTCGATCTGGGACGCCGCCGCACCGCCGCAAAGCCAGGGCTTCATGCTGGTAGGCACGCTGTTCATCATCCCGTTCATCCTGGGTTACACCTTCTGGAGCTACTACGTGTTCCGCGGCAAGGTCACCCATGAAGACGGCTATCACTAG
- a CDS encoding cytochrome ubiquinol oxidase subunit I, whose protein sequence is MFGLEALDLARIQFAFTISFHILFPAITIGLASYLAVLEGLWLKTHNDTYRDLYHFWSKIFAVNFGMGVVSGLVMAYQFGTNWSRFSDFAGSVTGPLLTYEVLTAFFLEAGFLGVMLFGWNKVGRGLHFFSTVMVAIGTLISTFWILASNSWMQTPQGFEIVNGQVIPTDWLAIIFNPSFPYRLMHMATAAFVATAFFVGSSAAWHLLRGKDNPAIRTMLSMAMWMALIVAPIQAVIGDFHGLNTLEHQPAKIAAIEGHWENKGDEATPLILFGWPDMKEEKTKFAVEIPYLGSLILTHSLDKQVPALKEFPPEDRPNSTIVFWSFRIMVGLGFLMIFTGLWSLWLRKRDTLYTSRPFLYLALWMGPSGLIAILAGWFTTEIGRQPWVVYGLMRTADASSNHSFMQMSITLIMFVLVYFALFGAGLGYMMRLVRKGPKTDEGKETNDGGPGQKRTPARPLSAADDEGTDADQARSLEKEI, encoded by the coding sequence ATGTTCGGTTTAGAGGCACTCGATCTCGCCCGAATTCAGTTCGCGTTCACCATCTCGTTCCACATCCTGTTCCCGGCCATCACCATTGGCCTGGCGAGTTACCTTGCGGTGCTCGAAGGCCTGTGGCTGAAAACCCACAACGACACCTACCGTGATCTCTACCATTTCTGGTCGAAAATCTTTGCCGTCAACTTCGGCATGGGGGTGGTGTCCGGGTTGGTCATGGCTTACCAGTTCGGCACCAACTGGAGTCGTTTCTCGGACTTTGCCGGTTCCGTCACCGGGCCCTTGCTGACTTATGAAGTGCTCACAGCCTTCTTCCTCGAGGCCGGTTTCCTCGGCGTGATGCTGTTCGGCTGGAACAAGGTCGGGCGCGGTCTGCACTTCTTCTCCACCGTGATGGTGGCGATCGGCACGCTGATCTCGACCTTCTGGATTCTGGCCTCCAACAGCTGGATGCAGACCCCGCAGGGCTTCGAGATCGTCAACGGCCAGGTGATTCCCACCGACTGGCTGGCCATCATCTTCAACCCGTCGTTCCCCTATCGCCTGATGCACATGGCAACCGCAGCGTTTGTTGCCACGGCGTTCTTCGTGGGCTCGTCGGCGGCCTGGCACCTGCTGCGCGGCAAGGACAATCCGGCAATCCGCACCATGCTGTCGATGGCGATGTGGATGGCGTTGATCGTTGCACCGATCCAGGCGGTCATCGGTGACTTCCACGGCCTCAACACTCTTGAGCATCAGCCGGCGAAAATCGCCGCGATTGAAGGTCACTGGGAAAACAAAGGCGACGAAGCGACACCCCTGATTCTGTTCGGCTGGCCGGACATGAAAGAAGAGAAGACCAAATTTGCCGTGGAAATCCCCTACCTCGGCAGCCTGATCCTGACCCACTCGCTGGACAAACAGGTGCCGGCACTCAAGGAGTTCCCGCCTGAGGACCGGCCCAACTCGACCATCGTGTTCTGGTCGTTCCGGATCATGGTCGGCCTCGGTTTCCTGATGATCTTCACCGGTCTGTGGAGTCTGTGGCTACGCAAACGCGACACGCTCTACACCTCGCGGCCGTTCCTGTACCTGGCGTTGTGGATGGGGCCTTCCGGTCTGATCGCGATCCTGGCGGGCTGGTTCACCACCGAGATCGGCCGCCAGCCGTGGGTGGTCTACGGCCTGATGCGTACGGCGGACGCTTCGTCGAATCACAGCTTCATGCAGATGAGCATCACCCTGATCATGTTCGTGCTGGTCTACTTCGCGCTGTTCGGTGCAGGGCTTGGCTACATGATGCGCCTGGTGCGCAAAGGGCCGAAAACCGACGAAGGCAAGGAAACCAACGACGGTGGTCCTGGCCAGAAACGCACACCGGCGCGGCCGTTGTCTGCGGCTGATGATGAAGGCACCGACGCTGACCAGGCGCGCAGCCTGGAAAAGGAGATTTGA
- a CDS encoding MFS transporter — MPSQAPLLLRHHRPFLAFWLARIFTASGFQMLTVAIGWNLYQLTGNVLDLGLVGLVEFAPRVLFMLHTGHVADRYDRRKVAALCQSLQALIALALAIGSATDHVTREMIFILAFLLGAARSFELPTTQALLPSIVPSALFPRAVAAAQSAQQSATIVAPALGGLLYAFGSVWVYGPTVLLYVIACSLMLNLPARHTPLNKGKATLDSLLAGIRFIRSRPDILGAISLDLFAVLLGGATALLPVFAKDILLTGPWGLGLLRSAPAVGALLMSLFLARFAVERNVGRVMFTAVGVFGVATIAFGLSTSFWFSLAVLVVLGAADMISMVIRASFVQLETPDEMRGRVSAVNGLFIGASNQLGEFESGLTAHWFGTVPAVVMGGIGTLVVTGTWIKLFPTLANRDRMHVPVEEVKV; from the coding sequence ATGCCCAGCCAAGCGCCCCTGCTGTTACGTCACCATCGTCCTTTCCTTGCGTTCTGGCTCGCCCGGATCTTCACCGCCAGCGGCTTCCAGATGCTCACCGTCGCCATTGGCTGGAACCTCTATCAACTGACCGGCAACGTTCTCGATCTGGGCCTGGTCGGGCTCGTCGAATTCGCCCCGCGCGTGCTGTTCATGCTGCACACCGGGCACGTCGCCGACCGCTACGACCGACGCAAAGTGGCGGCGCTCTGTCAGTCGCTGCAAGCGCTGATCGCCCTGGCGCTGGCGATCGGCAGTGCCACCGATCACGTCACTCGGGAGATGATCTTTATCCTCGCTTTCCTGCTCGGTGCTGCACGGTCCTTCGAGCTGCCGACCACTCAGGCACTGTTGCCGAGCATCGTGCCCAGCGCACTCTTTCCGCGTGCGGTCGCGGCAGCACAGTCGGCGCAGCAATCGGCAACCATCGTCGCCCCGGCCCTGGGCGGTTTGCTCTACGCGTTCGGCAGTGTCTGGGTCTATGGGCCGACGGTGCTGCTCTATGTCATCGCCTGCTCGCTGATGCTCAACCTGCCCGCACGGCATACGCCGCTCAACAAGGGCAAGGCCACGCTGGATTCGCTGCTGGCGGGCATTCGTTTCATCCGTAGCCGACCGGACATCCTCGGGGCGATTTCGCTGGACCTGTTCGCCGTGTTACTCGGCGGAGCCACCGCGCTGCTGCCGGTGTTCGCCAAAGACATCCTGCTCACCGGCCCGTGGGGCCTGGGGTTACTGCGTTCGGCACCCGCCGTCGGCGCGTTGTTGATGTCGCTGTTCCTCGCCCGGTTTGCCGTCGAACGCAATGTCGGCCGAGTGATGTTCACCGCCGTCGGCGTGTTCGGCGTCGCGACCATCGCCTTTGGCCTGTCGACGTCGTTCTGGTTCTCGCTGGCGGTGCTGGTCGTGCTGGGCGCTGCAGACATGATCAGCATGGTGATCCGTGCTTCCTTCGTGCAGCTGGAAACCCCGGACGAAATGCGCGGCCGGGTCAGCGCGGTGAACGGCCTGTTCATCGGTGCTTCGAACCAGTTGGGCGAATTCGAATCCGGCCTCACTGCGCACTGGTTCGGCACCGTACCCGCCGTGGTGATGGGCGGGATCGGCACGCTGGTGGTGACAGGCACGTGGATCAAACTGTTCCCGACCCTGGCCAACCGCGACCGGATGCACGTGCCGGTGGAAGAGGTGAAGGTCTGA
- a CDS encoding DJ-1 family glyoxalase III produces the protein MTFRALITLAEGIDDLQSVTLIDVLRRAGIEVMAASIEGRRMLTCARGTRLTADGMLVDVLAQLFDLIVLPGGAVGAQHLAAHQPLQQLLKDQASAGRLFAAIGESPAIALQASGVLRQRRMTCLPSASHQLSGCTFVDQPVVVDGNCITAQGSGGALAFALTLVEQLGGKALRAKVAGELLA, from the coding sequence ATGACTTTTAGAGCCCTGATTACCCTCGCCGAGGGCATCGATGATCTGCAAAGCGTCACCCTGATCGACGTGCTGCGCCGCGCCGGCATCGAAGTGATGGCGGCCAGCATCGAGGGTCGACGTATGCTCACCTGCGCCCGCGGCACCCGACTGACCGCCGACGGCATGCTGGTCGATGTGCTGGCGCAACTATTCGATCTGATCGTCCTGCCCGGCGGCGCCGTTGGCGCACAGCACCTGGCGGCGCATCAGCCGTTGCAACAACTGCTCAAGGACCAGGCCAGCGCCGGACGCCTGTTCGCTGCCATCGGCGAATCCCCGGCCATTGCCCTGCAAGCCTCGGGTGTCTTACGCCAACGCCGCATGACCTGCCTGCCGAGTGCCAGCCATCAACTGTCGGGCTGTACGTTTGTTGATCAACCGGTGGTGGTCGACGGCAATTGCATTACCGCCCAGGGCTCCGGCGGCGCACTGGCGTTTGCCCTGACCCTGGTTGAGCAACTTGGCGGCAAGGCGTTACGGGCGAAGGTGGCGGGGGAGTTGTTGGCCTGA
- a CDS encoding DUF4879 domain-containing protein, whose amino-acid sequence MSTHWVKAFGLMAVLLGTASGAGAASAPPLTQLKVLKVESPNCGFEDIAEGQEQTRCDHSGSNIKVYVLEVGYGREPHVALDGFEVNGTRTPVCAFDNGNLTECTVGRKTVGYLYVFDLAGKQDGIFTFSNTSINAPGNTLATQLYIK is encoded by the coding sequence ATGAGCACGCACTGGGTAAAGGCTTTCGGGCTGATGGCGGTTTTGCTGGGCACGGCGTCTGGCGCCGGGGCGGCATCGGCGCCACCGCTGACGCAGTTGAAGGTATTGAAAGTCGAATCGCCGAACTGCGGTTTCGAAGACATTGCCGAGGGGCAGGAGCAAACGCGCTGTGATCACAGTGGATCGAACATCAAGGTCTACGTGCTGGAAGTCGGTTATGGTCGCGAGCCCCATGTCGCGCTCGACGGTTTTGAGGTGAACGGCACGCGCACTCCGGTTTGCGCATTTGATAACGGCAATCTCACCGAATGCACCGTAGGTCGCAAAACCGTGGGCTACCTGTATGTCTTTGACCTGGCCGGCAAGCAGGATGGCATTTTTACCTTCAGCAACACCTCGATCAACGCACCGGGCAACACGCTGGCTACCCAGCTTTACATCAAGTAA